In the genome of Candidatus Eisenbacteria bacterium, the window AACCACTCATCGCTCCGGCAGATACCCCGACTTCTCCATCGGGACCATCATTTCGTCCTTGGTGTAGATGAAAGCGTCGCGGTCGTAGTCCGCCAGCTCGTACTTCTTCTCGAGGTAGATCGCGTCCTCGGGACACGCCTCCTCGCACATGCCGCAGAAGATGCACCTCAGCATGTTGATCTCGTAGCGCTCCGCGTAGCGTTCACCGTGCGAACTCGGCCGCGCCGGATCGTTCTCGGCCGCCTTGACGAAGATCGCATCCGCCGGACAGGCGACCGCGCACAGTTCGCAGCCCACGCAGCGCTCGAGTCCGTCCTCGTGACGGGTCAGGATGTGCAGCCCGCGGAAGCGCGGGAACATCGTGAGCTTCTCGTCGGGGTACTGGACTGTGAAGGGCTTCTTGAACAGG includes:
- the nuoI gene encoding NADH-quinone oxidoreductase subunit NuoI, encoding MIKELATGLGITLENLFKKPFTVQYPDEKLTMFPRFRGLHILTRHEDGLERCVGCELCAVACPADAIFVKAAENDPARPSSHGERYAERYEINMLRCIFCGMCEEACPEDAIYLEKKYELADYDRDAFIYTKDEMMVPMEKSGYLPER